A genome region from Candidatus Obscuribacterales bacterium includes the following:
- a CDS encoding sugar ABC transporter permease, translating to MKVQIKLGRLQVSFPGGADDASGWTILGARSQPYLFLLPALLVLTLTVFWPALQAFFLSFTLYEYDITQPPSWVGLANFQRLWGDPVFWKTLTNTLIYLVGVVPILTLIPLGLAILVNQRLPGIHWFRAAYYTPVVISMVVAGIAWRWLYAETGLLNQLLRGLHLSETGLPWLTSPNFALYSVMAVTIWKGLGYYMVIYLAGLQGIPPELYEAGAIDGSDGWQRHWDITLPLMRPYLFLVAVISAISATKVFEEVYIMTKGQPLNSSKTLVYYVYEQAFETLEISYACTVGLVMFLVILGLSMLRLSLGRP from the coding sequence ATGAAAGTTCAGATCAAACTTGGGAGGCTACAGGTTAGTTTTCCCGGCGGAGCCGATGATGCTAGCGGCTGGACAATTCTGGGGGCGCGATCGCAGCCCTACCTATTTTTGCTGCCAGCCCTCTTGGTTTTGACGCTCACCGTCTTTTGGCCAGCCCTCCAGGCCTTCTTTCTCAGCTTCACCCTCTACGAATACGACATCACCCAACCACCTAGCTGGGTGGGGTTGGCCAATTTCCAGCGGCTCTGGGGCGATCCAGTCTTTTGGAAAACTCTCACCAATACGCTGATCTACCTCGTCGGCGTAGTGCCTATTTTGACTCTTATTCCCCTAGGACTTGCCATCTTAGTCAACCAGCGGCTGCCGGGAATTCACTGGTTTCGCGCCGCCTACTACACCCCCGTGGTGATTTCCATGGTGGTGGCGGGCATTGCCTGGCGCTGGCTGTATGCCGAAACGGGGTTGCTGAACCAACTGCTGCGGGGCTTGCACCTTTCAGAAACGGGGCTGCCCTGGCTTACCAGTCCCAACTTCGCCCTCTATAGCGTCATGGCCGTCACCATCTGGAAAGGGTTGGGATACTACATGGTGATCTACCTAGCAGGCTTGCAGGGCATTCCTCCCGAGCTCTATGAGGCGGGAGCCATCGACGGCTCGGATGGCTGGCAGCGGCATTGGGATATCACCCTGCCCCTCATGCGCCCCTATCTCTTTTTAGTTGCAGTGATCTCCGCCATTTCCGCCACCAAGGTCTTTGAAGAAGTCTACATTATGACTAAAGGGCAACCCCTCAACAGTTCCAAAACCTTGGTGTATTACGTCTACGAGCAGGCCTTTGAAACCCTAGAGATCAGCTATGCCTGCACGGTGGGTCTTGTGATGTTCTTGGTCATCCTTGGTCTATCGATGCTACGCCTGAGCCTAGGTCGCCCCTAG
- a CDS encoding GAF domain-containing sensor histidine kinase: MFGRLDQPLNQEHEQYRLQALAESGLLDTENLPVFEEATQTAAHFIHAPICILGLVDRDRQWLRYAVGLSRLGLMNDLATSRQLPRCEAFCDQVITRRRSLTIDHASAEPAYKDGLLVQHYGIQAYLGVPLMNAQGFCLGSLAVMDLVPRSFTSQEITFLEMIARWGMSEYERNQVLKRSLIAIPALSAPEPSHTIAPSPPSALPLSSIHDPRQVRTDLIVQMTHDLTTPLTSVLGMTSVLQREIYGPLTEKQKEYLDVVHSSGQYLLAVVNEILELGRLDDGDRALDLAPVDAEMLGQQALQPLEALAQRRGITLQLSVEPGHRIWLLDKDKVRQMLYHLAFGMIQSSNADSIIHIHISRKADQLHMLLWSAHPWLEDALQADHVSPNLSADGRSDVHGEVSDRPTSSSRAARRSLEPSTVSVMHTADSLAHGGKTRQALGIELSRHLAERHGGELIVQTSDTGIRYLITLPHLTSSDDVPQSTASYGG, from the coding sequence ATGTTTGGACGACTTGATCAACCACTAAACCAAGAGCATGAACAGTATCGCCTGCAAGCGTTAGCTGAATCTGGTTTATTAGATACCGAGAATTTACCCGTCTTCGAGGAAGCGACCCAAACAGCGGCCCACTTCATCCATGCCCCGATTTGTATTTTGGGATTGGTGGATCGCGATCGCCAATGGTTGCGTTATGCGGTGGGTCTATCGCGGTTGGGGTTGATGAATGACCTGGCTACATCTCGCCAATTGCCGCGTTGTGAAGCGTTTTGTGACCAGGTGATTACTCGGCGGCGATCGCTCACCATCGACCATGCCTCTGCCGAACCAGCCTATAAAGATGGCTTGCTGGTACAGCACTATGGCATTCAGGCCTACTTAGGCGTGCCTTTGATGAATGCGCAAGGGTTTTGCCTGGGTAGCTTGGCGGTGATGGATCTGGTGCCGCGCTCCTTTACATCCCAAGAGATCACCTTTTTAGAAATGATTGCCCGCTGGGGCATGAGCGAATATGAACGCAATCAGGTTCTGAAGCGATCGCTCATCGCTATCCCAGCCTTGTCTGCTCCCGAGCCATCCCATACCATTGCCCCATCTCCACCGTCTGCCCTACCCCTCTCCTCTATCCACGATCCCCGCCAGGTGCGCACCGATTTGATTGTGCAGATGACCCATGATTTAACCACCCCCCTCACGTCGGTGTTGGGCATGACGAGCGTGCTCCAACGGGAAATCTACGGCCCCCTAACGGAGAAGCAAAAAGAGTATCTGGATGTAGTTCACAGCAGCGGTCAATATCTGCTGGCGGTGGTCAATGAAATTTTGGAACTAGGGCGTTTAGATGACGGCGATCGCGCTCTGGATCTAGCACCCGTAGATGCTGAGATGCTGGGACAGCAAGCGCTACAGCCCTTAGAAGCCCTAGCACAGCGGCGGGGCATTACCCTCCAGCTCTCGGTAGAGCCGGGGCATCGCATTTGGCTGCTGGACAAGGACAAGGTACGGCAAATGCTCTATCACCTAGCCTTTGGGATGATCCAATCCTCCAACGCCGACAGCATCATCCATATTCATATTTCCCGGAAGGCGGACCAGTTGCATATGCTCCTATGGTCTGCCCATCCATGGCTAGAGGATGCTTTACAGGCCGATCATGTGTCTCCCAATCTATCGGCCGATGGGCGATCTGACGTTCATGGAGAGGTGAGCGATCGCCCAACCTCATCATCCCGCGCAGCAAGGCGATCGCTTGAACCATCTACAGTTTCCGTGATGCATACGGCAGACTCTTTGGCTCATGGCGGCAAAACTCGGCAAGCGCTGGGAATAGAACTGAGTCGTCACTTGGCGGAGCGCCATGGTGGGGAGCTGATTGTGCAAACGAGTGATACGGGCATTCGCTACCTGATCACCCTGCCACACTTAACCAGTTCCGATGATGTGCCTCAGTCTACAGCTAGCTATGGGGGCTAG